The following nucleotide sequence is from Novipirellula artificiosorum.
AAAACCGAGTCGAAGTGCATGACTTGCACGCCACGATCCTGCATCTCCTTGGCGTGGACCACACCCGTTCGACCTTCCGCTTCGGGGGCCGCGACATGCGGTTGACCGATGTCAAAGGGCACGTCATCGACGGCATCATCGGATAGACGTTGGAGTTCAACCGTTCGGTTGTTGCGGAAGTCTTGTAACGTCGCCCGTTGGGCAGGAAGATCAAGAGGTCGAGTCGGAAATCTTCCTGGTAACCACTTCCTGGCACCCCCGTTGCCTTGTGCGCGAGAACCTACGTCCTTCGTAAAAATGCTCTAGCCGATTCCGCAAGGATCCAGCACGCAATCGGCTAAAGCCTACCACTCCAGCGAATCATCCGGGTTAGGCAACCATTTCGTAGAGCCGCCGGACGTTTTCTCGGTCGAGTGGTATCGGATTGAATGTTCCGGTCCACTGCTGGAGCGCTTCCTCGACAAGTGCATCGATCGCAGATTCGGGAATCGAGAGTTCTGAAAGTGAGCAGGCAAGGCCGGCGTCTTGCAGCCACTGAGTCATCATCTGGGCGAGCCGCTCGGGTGCATCGTGAGGGGCTGAACTCCGCTCAACCTCGCCGAGCAGTTCAGCGTACCACTCCGCATGTAGGGATCCATTCATGCGAATCACCGCGGGCAGCATCATGCCAACCGCTTGACCATGGACAATGTCGTATCGAGCCGTCAACGGGTTAGCGGTCGCATGAGCCGCTCCGAGCATCGACGTTTCGATCGCCATGCCGGCAAAATGAGCTCCAAGTTGCATTTGACTACGAGCTTCGAAATCATTTGAATTCTTCAGCGAGCGAAGGAATCCCTGTGCCAGCAAGCCAAACGCGCGGCGTGCATAGGTGATGGACATCGGATTGCGGCGACGGGTCACGTAGGTTTCCACCGCATGCGAAATTGCGTCCACGCCGGTGAGTGCTGCGACCCGCTGGGGCTGCGTCGCGGTCAGGATGGGATCCAAAATCGCAATTCGACACGCCGCACGCGGATCACCGCAAGGCATTTTGACATGAGTGGTTGCGTCGCTGATTAAGGCAAACGATTGTGCTTCGCTTCCCGTACCGGTCGTGGTCGGCACTGCGATCATCGGCAACAAATCGGTGGTTGCCTTCCCGACACCTTGATAATCGTGAATCGTCCCGCCGCAGGAGTAGACGAAGTTGATGCCTTTGCAGCAATCCATACTGCTACCGCCACCGAGTCCGACGAGCAAGTCGGGTTTAACTTCCGCGGCACGACGAACGCCGGCATCGACCATATCGGAGGTTGGGTTCTCAGCAAAGTCGTGAAACGATTCGACATGCAATCCGCTGCGAGTCAATGATTTGACCGCAGCATCAAAGTGCCCCGCTTCGATCAATCCCGGATCACTGACCAACAAAACGCAGCGAGGTCGAAATTCAGCGGCAAGTTCTCCGAGTCGCGATAGCGTGCCTTCGCCGAAAATCACTCTTGTTCGATTCGAAATATCAAAAGGCTGCATCGAGGAATCGGGGGAGGGAGGTGAGTGGACTCGTGGAATGGTTGGACCTGACCGTTACGTTTGCGGGGCGAAAGCCTGAGCTCCCGCGTAGTGTACTGCATGGGAAAGCCCAGGCTACCGGACGATCGAGGTTCGTCGTTTTTTGCGGTACTTGTTCGGATTGTCCGCCTTACCAGACTGTTCAACTCCGCACATCAGATGGGCAGCTGATTCTATCGTGGGCAGTGGCAACATAAAGCGGGACTTTCCCTTTATGCTACCAGGATTATTGGTTGACACCTGCCCGGGAACCCGTACTATACAGGCACTCAGGACCTCTCAGGCATCGGATTGGGGGTGCGAAGCGATAGCGGGCCGACACGCTGCTTCGACCCGCGGGACCCGAGTCACGCGACAGCGATGACTCCATCTATGGTCACCAGCATTCCTGTAGCTCTCGCGTGGCTGGTGACCTATCAGAGGTCCCTATCATGCCTGCAGCTAAGGAAATCACGGCCACCACTCAGCGTTTGATGTCTGAGGACATTGTGACGCTCGCCCAAGCAACCCTCCTCTTTCCCGAGGGTTCTCGACCTGACCGCAAATCGCTCAATCGTTGGGTGATTCGTGGTGTCGACGGCACCAAACTCGAGGCGATCAGACTAGGTCGCATTCTCTACACATCCGTCCAAGCGGTCACGCGATTCATTGACGCTCGATCCGCAGACTTGCGGTGAGTTGACCCCAAACGACAACAGCCAGCTGATCAGTCAGCTGGCTGTTGTCATCGATTTAAACATGTCGCGCCCTACGCGGGCTTAACCCCGAAATCTCCCGGCGAGTCACACCGCCATCACCTCTCAGGATCACTAATCAAATGATAACAAAAGCAATGTGTCAGTCAACTAATTTTGCAAAAGATCAAAGCCAAACACTCCGCTATCTACAGGCGCTGTTTGGTCGGCATGAATTCAGAGGCAATGATCGCATCGTCATCGCCGAGCAGGTCGACGGAGGCCCTGTCCGCGTTCACCCGGGCAGCGTGACCAACGACATCGGCGCTGCTGCCGAATTTATCGAAGCGTTCACGGGATCCGGGGAGCTGTTTATCAAAACGTCCTTGTACGATGCCGACAAAATGCTGGCTCGCTCCGAGCGCAACGGCAATAGCCTATGGATGGCCGGACAGTCCGACGAATTGACCGTCGTGACCGCTGGAGTCCTCGACGGCGATGCTGGCAAACCGGGCTATCTGACTCGTGAGCAAATGCTCGAGGCAGTAGCCCGTATGTCGATCCCACCGACCATGATCGTCTCGACCCGTGACGGTTGCGGGTTCCATTTTTATTGGATTCTGAGAGTGCCGGTCATCGTGCGGGATGCCGAACAGCTACGGGAGATCAATCGACGATTTGCCAGCCTGCAACGCGAACTCGAACAGCACGTCAAAGCTATTGACCCTGACGCCAAGCTAGACGCTGTCTACGGCGCCGAGCGCGTCGTTAGGCCAGTCGGCTCGAAACGCTCCAACGGCGATGCTGTGACGCTTTACGAGTGCCATCAGGATCGCCTATATGATCTCGATGAATTATCGATGACCGGTTGGGGCGTTGTGCCCGAGCCGGTCCACCGTAGCGCGGATGCGGACAGCGGCCCGATCGAACGGTACATCGATGCCGAGGGCATCACGGTTGCCGATCTGCTGGCCGAAATCGGTTGCACGGATCGCGGTGATGGAACATGGACACGCCCCGGCGATGGCGTCACAGCGAAAAGCTGTGTCGAGTACGATCACCCCGAGCAGGGCCGAAACGGCATCACAGTTTACTCGAAGAACTGGGAGCTGTTCGGTGAACGGCCAGGGCAATCAAACGCGTGGTATAGCGATGTAGCTGTGTTCGTGACGGTACGGTTCAGTGGCGATTGGACGGCAGCGGCAAGCTTCTGCCGCAAAGAGATGCCGATCGATATGAGCGAAGTGTTCGATGTGATCACTGTGGAGGACAAAAAGGATTTTGACCCTGGTTTCACACGGGAGGACTTGGATCAAATGAGGGTTAGACGAAGCATCGACACCACCCAAAAAGAAAGATGTGCACTGATGAATGAGCATCTGGCGGACCAAGAGAACCCGAATCCGGCATCGCTGGCGATCTCGTACGATGTCGATCCCGAAGTATGTCGGGCTATCTTCGGTGTGGATCCAGTGTTCCCCGCACCGAAGCACCTGCTACGGGGTGAGGGATTGGTTGCAGCGATCAATAGCGAATCGTGGAATTGTGCAAACCGGATCGCTCGCCACATGCTCGTGAAGTATGGCTACGCTCCGTTGAACCAAAGAGCCCTCACGCTGCGATACCACCTCGGCGTGTTCTGGAAGTGGGATGGTGTCGCATACCGCACGGTTGACACCGGGGAGTTGATGCTCGAAGCCCGGGAGGCAGCCGACGCGCTGTGGATCATTGAAGCGGACTGGCGAAAGCGTAAGAACCGCGAACGCGAACGCAAGGCGATAGCGGCGGGCAAGGATGTGCCGAAACCAATCCCTGCACCGGAGCAAGTTAAGCCAGCGCTCGTGAAAAACTGCGTTGACGCGCTTGCCACGATCACTAGCGTCGGTGCTGGTGTTACGATGCCTGCCTGGATCGCTGATGGTGATGAACTCCCAGACCCGCGGAACGTGATCACGTTCCGCAACGTCATGCTCCACATCCTGCGGGATGGCTCGACCCAAACCGCGAAGCCCTCGACCAATTTGTTCTCCAGCCGTGGTGTCGATTATGACTATGATTGCGATGCTCGCTGCCCGCTTTGGGAGGAGACGCTTCGAGAATGGTTTGGTGATGATACGGAATCGATCGAGCTACTACAGGAATGGTTCGGCTACCATCTCACCGCGGAATGTGACCTCCACAAGATTCTGTTCATCATTGGCGTGACGCGCAGCGGAAAAGGAGTAATCCAACGCATCCTCAGCGCACTCATGGGGAAGGGGAATGTGAGTACCCCTGCCATGTCATCCCTAGGGGGAGAATTTGGGCTTGAGAGCTCACTGGACAAGATGGCTCTGCACATCACTGACGCGCGGGCGGGCTTCAAGCTTGACCGTGGTGCCGCCGTTGAACGGCTGCTTGCGATCAGCGGAGGCGATCCCGTTGACGTCAACCGGAAGAACATCAAAGCAGCTGCTGAGCAAAAGCTCAATTTGAAGATCTCAATGTTTAGCAATATGGCGCCGTCGCTCAGGGACGATAGCGGCGCATTGGCTGGCCGTTTTTTGTTCATCAGCATGCGGAATAGCTTTACAGGCAGGGAGGACCTTGGGCGAGCGAAGATGCTCGCCGGTGAGATCAGCGGCATCTTCAACTGGGCTCTTGTGGGGCTGGCGAGGCTACGGGAGCGTGGACACTTCATCGAGCCCGAATCCTCTCGCGCTCAGCGGGAGACCGTCGAATCAATGTTTAGCCCGTTACGGCGATTCCTGGATGACCGATGCACGTTGTATCCAGATGCCATCACGCCGAAGGCTGATATTTATATGGCCTACCGGGAATGGTGCCCTTTCGTAGGGCAAACGGCAAAGGCCGAGAATGTGTTCTTCCGTGATCTGTACTCGACCGAGCCAAGTTTGCTGGAGTGCCGGCCGCGTGTGGAAGGTGACCGAGTGCAGTCGGTCAAGGGTATCCGGATCAACCCGCAACGCGGGGCAACAACAAGCGAAACAGGGAGTTGGTTCTTCGGGATGTCATGATGCCCTGGCGGTCAGGGGTGCGGTCAGGGGTATGTCAGGGGTGCGGTCAGGGATCGAAGGGCTGTTTTTACTCGTAAATAGCGGCATGGTCAGGGATGTCAGGGGTCTTTTCTCCTTTGAATATATA
It contains:
- a CDS encoding iron-containing alcohol dehydrogenase, which gives rise to MQPFDISNRTRVIFGEGTLSRLGELAAEFRPRCVLLVSDPGLIEAGHFDAAVKSLTRSGLHVESFHDFAENPTSDMVDAGVRRAAEVKPDLLVGLGGGSSMDCCKGINFVYSCGGTIHDYQGVGKATTDLLPMIAVPTTTGTGSEAQSFALISDATTHVKMPCGDPRAACRIAILDPILTATQPQRVAALTGVDAISHAVETYVTRRRNPMSITYARRAFGLLAQGFLRSLKNSNDFEARSQMQLGAHFAGMAIETSMLGAAHATANPLTARYDIVHGQAVGMMLPAVIRMNGSLHAEWYAELLGEVERSSAPHDAPERLAQMMTQWLQDAGLACSLSELSIPESAIDALVEEALQQWTGTFNPIPLDRENVRRLYEMVA
- a CDS encoding DUF1580 domain-containing protein; protein product: MPAAKEITATTQRLMSEDIVTLAQATLLFPEGSRPDRKSLNRWVIRGVDGTKLEAIRLGRILYTSVQAVTRFIDARSADLR
- a CDS encoding DNA primase family protein, with product MCQSTNFAKDQSQTLRYLQALFGRHEFRGNDRIVIAEQVDGGPVRVHPGSVTNDIGAAAEFIEAFTGSGELFIKTSLYDADKMLARSERNGNSLWMAGQSDELTVVTAGVLDGDAGKPGYLTREQMLEAVARMSIPPTMIVSTRDGCGFHFYWILRVPVIVRDAEQLREINRRFASLQRELEQHVKAIDPDAKLDAVYGAERVVRPVGSKRSNGDAVTLYECHQDRLYDLDELSMTGWGVVPEPVHRSADADSGPIERYIDAEGITVADLLAEIGCTDRGDGTWTRPGDGVTAKSCVEYDHPEQGRNGITVYSKNWELFGERPGQSNAWYSDVAVFVTVRFSGDWTAAASFCRKEMPIDMSEVFDVITVEDKKDFDPGFTREDLDQMRVRRSIDTTQKERCALMNEHLADQENPNPASLAISYDVDPEVCRAIFGVDPVFPAPKHLLRGEGLVAAINSESWNCANRIARHMLVKYGYAPLNQRALTLRYHLGVFWKWDGVAYRTVDTGELMLEAREAADALWIIEADWRKRKNRERERKAIAAGKDVPKPIPAPEQVKPALVKNCVDALATITSVGAGVTMPAWIADGDELPDPRNVITFRNVMLHILRDGSTQTAKPSTNLFSSRGVDYDYDCDARCPLWEETLREWFGDDTESIELLQEWFGYHLTAECDLHKILFIIGVTRSGKGVIQRILSALMGKGNVSTPAMSSLGGEFGLESSLDKMALHITDARAGFKLDRGAAVERLLAISGGDPVDVNRKNIKAAAEQKLNLKISMFSNMAPSLRDDSGALAGRFLFISMRNSFTGREDLGRAKMLAGEISGIFNWALVGLARLRERGHFIEPESSRAQRETVESMFSPLRRFLDDRCTLYPDAITPKADIYMAYREWCPFVGQTAKAENVFFRDLYSTEPSLLECRPRVEGDRVQSVKGIRINPQRGATTSETGSWFFGMS